A window from Magnetospirillum sp. WYHS-4 encodes these proteins:
- the rmuC gene encoding DNA recombination protein RmuC, translated as MADSMIAMLLGALLAMAGAALVLLVVRRGGSDRLDPLVQAVERLAGIQGEQAGRLHQLAEDQANAQGQLARRLEERLEVVSRRVGDGLSEHARNTGETMSRLHERLALIDAAQKNLADLSQQMVGLQDILSNKQARGAFGEIQLNDLVSKALPPFAYEVQARLSNGKIADCLLKLPNPPGSIAIDAKFPLESYRLLTEARDEVARVQASRAFSADVLTHVKAIAEKYIVAGETAESALMFLPSEAIYAELHANFRNVVEESFRRRVWIVSPTTLMATLNTVRAVLKDARMREQAGLIQKEVLELLKDVARLDERVESLQKHFGQAGKDIGEIRISADKIVQRGEKVESLQLGEDSPAADLPPPRT; from the coding sequence ATGGCGGATTCGATGATCGCGATGCTGTTGGGCGCCCTTCTGGCCATGGCCGGGGCGGCTCTGGTGCTGCTGGTGGTCCGCCGGGGCGGAAGCGATCGGCTCGATCCCCTGGTCCAAGCCGTGGAACGGCTGGCCGGCATCCAGGGCGAACAGGCCGGCCGCCTACACCAACTGGCCGAGGACCAAGCCAACGCCCAGGGCCAGTTGGCCCGCCGCCTGGAGGAACGCCTGGAGGTGGTGTCGCGGCGGGTCGGCGACGGGCTTTCCGAGCACGCCCGCAATACCGGCGAGACCATGTCCCGCCTGCACGAGCGCTTGGCGCTCATCGATGCCGCCCAGAAGAACCTGGCCGACCTGTCCCAACAGATGGTCGGGCTGCAGGACATCCTGTCCAACAAGCAGGCACGCGGCGCCTTCGGCGAAATCCAACTCAACGACCTCGTCTCCAAGGCCTTGCCGCCCTTCGCCTACGAGGTGCAGGCCCGCCTGTCCAACGGCAAGATCGCCGACTGCCTGCTGAAGCTGCCCAATCCGCCCGGTTCCATCGCCATCGACGCCAAGTTCCCGCTGGAAAGCTATCGCCTGCTGACCGAGGCCCGGGACGAGGTGGCACGGGTGCAGGCCTCGCGGGCCTTTTCCGCGGATGTGCTGACCCACGTGAAAGCCATCGCGGAGAAGTACATCGTGGCCGGAGAGACCGCCGAATCGGCTCTCATGTTCCTGCCGTCGGAGGCCATATACGCCGAACTGCACGCCAATTTCCGCAACGTGGTGGAAGAATCCTTCCGCCGCCGGGTCTGGATCGTCTCCCCCACCACCCTGATGGCGACCTTGAACACCGTTCGCGCCGTGCTCAAGGACGCCCGCATGCGCGAACAGGCCGGCCTGATCCAGAAGGAGGTGCTGGAGTTGCTGAAGGACGTGGCGCGCCTGGACGAACGGGTGGAAAGCCTGCAAAAGCATTTCGGCCAGGCGGGCAAGGATATCGGCGAGATTCGCATCTCCGCCGACAAGATCGTGCAACGCGGCGAGAAGGTGGAGAGCCTGCAATTGGGCGAAGACTCCCCCGCCGCCGACCTGCCGCCGCCGCGGACGTGA
- a CDS encoding TldD/PmbA family protein: MFTAPDRLDLLTDLIAKARRAGADAADAVWVEGVSLSFSRRLGKQERLERSESADLGLRVLIGRRQAMVSSSDTGAEALDELVARGVAMARAVPEDPWCGLALPEQLAAQVPDLDAFDPVEPTPEVLEDRAARAEDAALAVPGVTNSEGASAGWGRSTFAIAASNGFARVHSGSRHSVSVSVLAGEGTAMQTDYDYTSVVHGADLRNPEDIGRAAGEKAVRRLHPRKAESARLPVVFDPRVARSLLGHLAGAANGASVARGTSFLKDRMGQRIFREGVTVIDDPHRRRGLASRPFDGEGIATRRRAVVEDGVLSTWFLDLATARQLGLETTGHAGRGTSSPPSPSPSNLYLEPGSLSPAELMADIDAGLYVTDMMGFGINFVTGDYSRGATGFWIEKGKLAYPVSEVTVAGNLIDMFARLTPAGDLEFRYGTDSPTVRVDGMTLAGR, translated from the coding sequence ATGTTCACCGCACCCGATCGTCTCGACCTGCTCACCGACTTGATCGCCAAAGCCCGCCGCGCCGGTGCCGATGCCGCCGACGCGGTCTGGGTCGAAGGGGTCTCGTTGTCCTTCAGCCGCCGCCTCGGCAAGCAGGAACGCCTGGAGCGTTCCGAAAGCGCCGACCTGGGCCTGCGGGTGCTGATCGGCCGGCGCCAAGCGATGGTTTCCTCGTCGGATACCGGTGCGGAGGCCTTGGACGAACTGGTGGCGCGCGGCGTCGCCATGGCCCGCGCGGTGCCCGAAGACCCCTGGTGCGGCTTGGCCTTGCCGGAACAACTGGCCGCCCAGGTTCCCGACCTGGACGCCTTCGATCCCGTCGAGCCGACGCCCGAGGTGCTGGAGGACCGCGCCGCCCGTGCCGAAGACGCGGCCTTGGCCGTGCCGGGCGTGACCAATTCGGAAGGCGCTTCGGCCGGCTGGGGCCGCAGCACCTTCGCCATCGCCGCCTCCAACGGCTTTGCCCGCGTGCACAGCGGATCGCGCCATTCGGTCTCGGTCTCGGTGCTGGCCGGCGAAGGCACGGCCATGCAGACCGACTACGACTACACCAGCGTCGTCCACGGCGCCGATCTGCGGAATCCGGAAGACATCGGGCGGGCGGCGGGCGAGAAGGCGGTGCGCCGCCTGCATCCCCGCAAGGCGGAATCGGCGCGCCTGCCGGTGGTCTTCGATCCCCGTGTCGCGCGCAGCTTGCTGGGCCATCTGGCCGGCGCCGCCAACGGCGCCTCGGTGGCGCGGGGCACGTCCTTCCTCAAGGACCGCATGGGCCAGCGCATCTTTCGCGAAGGCGTGACGGTGATCGACGATCCGCACCGTCGGCGGGGCTTGGCGTCGCGTCCCTTCGACGGCGAGGGCATCGCCACCCGGCGGCGCGCGGTGGTCGAGGACGGCGTCCTATCCACTTGGTTTCTCGATCTGGCGACCGCCCGCCAGTTGGGCCTGGAGACCACGGGCCATGCCGGCCGCGGGACTTCGTCGCCGCCTTCGCCCTCGCCGTCCAACCTTTATCTGGAGCCCGGTTCCTTGAGCCCGGCCGAATTGATGGCCGATATCGACGCCGGTCTTTACGTCACCGACATGATGGGCTTCGGCATCAACTTCGTTACCGGCGACTACAGCCGCGGCGCCACCGGTTTCTGGATCGAGAAGGGAAAACTCGCCTACCCGGTGAGCGAAGTGACGGTGGCCGGCAACCTGATCGACATGTTTGCCCGGCTGACCCCGGCTGGCGACCTGGAGTTTCGCTACGGCACCGACTCCCCCACGGTACGCGTCGACGGCATGACGCTTGCCGGCCGTTAA